One Candidatus Hydrogenedentota bacterium DNA segment encodes these proteins:
- a CDS encoding N-6 DNA methylase — protein MSKKENDNNESEVPNELRAGFVHDFISGRPVKATPEEMEAVQVFARRLVEDYGYPKSHIQTRPQYRVRKFPSDEEKTYPVDIAVFNSEKTIEDNLFMVVECKKKNRKDGVAQLKLYLDMSCAEVGVWYNGNEHEYLRKIHHKDGSRTYITLPNIPRCGQRIEDIGLYKRKDLKKPSNLKAIFRDLRNHLAGMTTGITLDAALAQEIINILFCKILDEQETEPNDTINFRAGVGEEPAIIQKRILELFRRVKNATYEDVFASNDTISLDADSLCYVVGELQNYCVMDADRDAIGDAFEVFIGPALRGAEGQFFTPRNVVKMMVDIIDPKPGERIIDPACGSGGFLIVALEHVWQELRRQSNVKGWTEKQLYKREVEVATECFRGIDKDAFLAKVCKAYMALVGDGRGGVFCENSLNHPEDWNAIMLHKIGLGTFDVVLTNPPFGARIPVKGKHLLAQYDLGHRWVVESSGSFALTNKIKDSESPQILFIERCIQLLKPKGRMGIILPEGILGNRGMGYVLDFIRSQGKILGIVDCTRHMFQPHTDTKTNVIFFQKHDLNISKTSDDELFLSVCKTCGHDKRGQLIYRPDGTPDDEISVVAHALRNYSSESVSRLSFRLPQSQMKRYYLVPRYYSPESQTVLDNFVNGTKANLVSIEQLIKLGKLRIGKGHEIGSKAYGTGDIPFIRTSDIANLEITYDPTFAVSRDIYAEYAPKQRLHAGDILFVNDGRYRIGNVCLLTEYDTQIVIQSHFRIIRSLDHTNYDPFLLLFLFRHPAVRLQIESKTFIQSTIATLGNRLKEINLPIPTDAEQIVNVITTLRRNITERARMRMELRYLDSESGFLM, from the coding sequence ATGTCGAAAAAAGAAAATGACAACAACGAATCTGAAGTGCCAAATGAACTAAGGGCGGGGTTTGTCCACGATTTCATTTCAGGGAGACCGGTTAAAGCCACCCCTGAGGAGATGGAGGCTGTTCAAGTATTCGCCCGTCGGCTTGTCGAGGATTATGGTTACCCAAAAAGTCATATTCAGACACGTCCCCAATACCGGGTCCGAAAGTTTCCATCTGATGAGGAAAAGACTTATCCAGTAGACATCGCTGTATTTAATTCTGAGAAAACAATTGAAGACAATCTTTTTATGGTGGTGGAGTGTAAGAAAAAAAACCGCAAGGATGGGGTGGCGCAACTCAAGTTGTATCTTGACATGAGCTGTGCCGAAGTGGGTGTCTGGTACAATGGCAACGAGCATGAATATCTCCGCAAGATTCACCACAAGGATGGATCGAGAACCTATATCACACTGCCAAACATACCAAGATGTGGGCAGAGAATTGAGGATATTGGCCTATATAAGCGGAAGGATCTTAAAAAGCCGTCAAATCTGAAAGCTATTTTTCGAGATTTACGCAACCACCTTGCAGGTATGACTACTGGCATTACGCTTGACGCGGCATTAGCCCAAGAAATCATCAATATTCTTTTCTGCAAAATTCTGGATGAACAGGAAACCGAACCGAACGACACCATCAACTTTCGCGCTGGTGTGGGCGAAGAGCCTGCCATAATCCAGAAGAGAATCCTTGAACTTTTTAGACGTGTTAAAAATGCCACTTATGAGGATGTGTTCGCTTCTAATGATACAATAAGCTTGGATGCAGATAGTTTGTGTTATGTTGTTGGTGAACTACAGAATTATTGCGTTATGGATGCTGATCGAGATGCGATTGGCGACGCATTTGAAGTTTTCATAGGGCCAGCTTTACGTGGGGCTGAAGGTCAATTCTTTACTCCAAGAAACGTAGTTAAGATGATGGTTGATATTATAGACCCCAAACCTGGTGAAAGGATTATTGATCCTGCATGTGGATCTGGAGGGTTCCTAATTGTCGCACTAGAGCATGTCTGGCAAGAATTGCGCAGACAAAGTAATGTAAAGGGTTGGACTGAAAAACAGCTTTATAAACGTGAAGTCGAAGTTGCGACAGAATGTTTTCGTGGGATAGACAAAGATGCTTTTCTCGCAAAAGTATGTAAAGCGTACATGGCATTAGTCGGCGATGGTCGGGGAGGGGTATTTTGTGAGAACTCCTTGAACCATCCAGAAGATTGGAATGCTATAATGCTCCATAAAATCGGACTTGGTACTTTCGATGTAGTTCTGACAAATCCTCCTTTTGGGGCACGTATTCCGGTTAAAGGAAAGCATTTATTGGCGCAATATGACCTTGGTCATCGGTGGGTGGTGGAATCTTCAGGCAGTTTTGCTCTTACCAATAAAATTAAGGACAGTGAATCTCCGCAAATTCTTTTTATTGAAAGATGTATTCAATTGCTAAAGCCAAAAGGCCGCATGGGAATTATATTGCCTGAAGGAATCCTTGGAAACCGTGGAATGGGATATGTTCTCGATTTCATTAGAAGCCAAGGGAAAATCCTTGGTATTGTTGATTGTACGAGACATATGTTTCAGCCACATACCGACACGAAGACAAATGTTATCTTTTTCCAAAAGCACGATCTTAATATTTCCAAAACTAGCGACGACGAACTTTTTCTGTCTGTGTGCAAAACGTGCGGACACGATAAGCGCGGTCAATTAATATATCGGCCCGATGGAACGCCGGATGATGAAATTTCCGTAGTTGCGCACGCACTCCGCAATTATAGTTCTGAAAGTGTCAGCCGTCTGTCCTTCCGGTTACCACAGTCACAAATGAAGCGTTATTATCTGGTGCCTCGTTACTATAGTCCAGAAAGTCAAACAGTTCTTGATAACTTTGTAAATGGGACTAAAGCTAATTTGGTCTCCATTGAGCAATTAATAAAGTTGGGTAAACTCAGAATTGGAAAAGGCCACGAAATTGGTAGCAAGGCATATGGTACGGGTGATATTCCTTTTATTCGAACATCAGACATCGCTAATTTGGAAATTACGTACGATCCTACGTTTGCGGTGAGCCGTGATATCTACGCAGAGTATGCTCCAAAACAAAGATTACATGCAGGAGATATTTTATTCGTAAACGATGGTCGTTATCGTATTGGGAATGTCTGTCTGTTAACTGAATACGACACGCAAATTGTGATCCAGAGCCATTTTCGGATCATACGATCTTTAGACCACACCAACTATGACCCTTTTCTCTTACTTTTTCTTTTTCGTCACCCTGCAGTGCGATTGCAAATCGAATCCAAAACATTTATTCAAAGTACAATAGCAACCCTTGGCAATCGTCTAAAGGAAATAAACCTTCCGATACCAACAGATGCGGAACAGATTGTGAATGTGATAACTACTCTACGAAGAAATATTACCGAACGAGCACGCATGAGAATGGAACTTCGGTATCTCGATTCGGAATCGGGATTCTTAATGTAA
- a CDS encoding family 78 glycoside hydrolase catalytic domain produces the protein MFKMQGVVLMAGLAAAALFSQAAFSAPAVEGLRCENLANPLGVGTAQPRLSWLLTPGERGLAQSAYQVVVTEDDPAAKAGEARVLWDSGRVASDASSLVPYAGAALASGMRCHWKVRVWDQNGAESEWSKPAYFTVGPLGPQDWHGEWIGADWMADNAGPLPLLRRTVTLPEAPVRAMAHVCALGYYELYVNGEKIGGDVLSPAVSDYSKRGLYISHDLTPFLKAGENCVGLWLGRGWSTAMLEKATTAGPVVKAQVEMVFSDGARSVLATDNSWKAHPSHITPLGKGASGDYGGELVEAAKEVAGWSAAELDDSDWKPATVHPIATPLIAAQMMETNRLLDDVNPVSVEPLGAGYLVDMGRNYTGWFELRFPEALAAGARVDFEYADKRFPDGKFQTYRQRDTYEARGGGGERFCNRFNYHAFRWAIVRGLPRAPRLDEISGRLISTNYDAAASFTSDNTLLNDIYNMVNWTHRSLSLGGYTVDCPHRERLGYGGDSGTSMEAAMLNFRSGPFYAKWAADWRDTQAENGDVPYTAPNSQEAGGGPVWSGFCITMPWQTYVSYGDRRVLELGWPVMQKWLAFIETKMDDGLLQHYVGIGNSNAQWSFLGDWVPPGRKQGEGGRVDDRSTLFFNNCYLVHCLQLASKIGAVLGKPADAARYAEQAEALAKTLHERFLNEDGATYANGEQTYLVMPLLFNITPETHREKVMAALEKDIVETRQGHLNTGMHGNYYMARQLIAARRNDLMALMMTKDTYPSYGNMIKNGATTILEEWDGENSQIHNTMISIGMWFIAGLGGIQADPDHPGFRHFIAAPGIESGLGHVTATHQSEYGLISSEWKRDGNTLAHSLDVPPNSTATVVLPAAGPDAVTEGGGPAEEQPGISDVTFADGLFRCSIMSGKYIFTARLAG, from the coding sequence ATGTTCAAAATGCAGGGAGTCGTTCTCATGGCAGGACTGGCCGCCGCAGCGCTGTTTTCCCAAGCCGCCTTTTCCGCGCCCGCAGTGGAGGGCCTGCGCTGCGAGAACCTGGCCAATCCGCTCGGCGTCGGCACGGCGCAGCCGCGCCTGTCCTGGCTGCTGACGCCGGGGGAGCGCGGCCTGGCGCAATCCGCCTACCAGGTGGTGGTGACGGAGGATGACCCGGCGGCGAAGGCCGGAGAGGCGCGCGTGCTGTGGGACTCGGGCAGGGTGGCGTCGGACGCCTCCTCGCTGGTGCCCTATGCGGGCGCGGCCCTCGCTTCGGGCATGCGCTGCCACTGGAAAGTGCGCGTGTGGGACCAGAACGGCGCGGAGTCGGAGTGGAGCAAACCCGCCTATTTCACGGTGGGCCCCCTGGGACCGCAGGACTGGCACGGCGAGTGGATTGGCGCGGACTGGATGGCGGACAACGCGGGACCGCTGCCCCTGCTGCGCCGGACGGTGACCCTGCCGGAGGCGCCGGTGCGGGCCATGGCGCATGTCTGCGCCTTGGGCTATTACGAGCTGTATGTGAACGGCGAGAAAATCGGCGGGGACGTGCTGAGCCCCGCCGTGTCGGACTACTCGAAACGCGGCCTGTACATCTCCCACGACCTGACGCCCTTCCTCAAGGCCGGGGAAAACTGCGTGGGCCTGTGGCTGGGCCGGGGCTGGTCCACGGCCATGCTGGAGAAGGCGACCACCGCCGGGCCGGTGGTGAAGGCGCAGGTGGAGATGGTTTTTTCGGACGGAGCCCGTTCCGTGCTGGCCACGGACAATTCCTGGAAGGCGCACCCGAGCCACATCACCCCCCTGGGCAAGGGCGCCAGCGGCGACTACGGCGGCGAACTGGTCGAGGCGGCGAAGGAGGTCGCGGGCTGGAGCGCGGCGGAACTGGACGATTCGGACTGGAAGCCCGCCACAGTCCACCCCATTGCCACCCCCCTGATTGCGGCGCAGATGATGGAGACCAACCGCCTGCTGGACGATGTCAACCCCGTGTCTGTGGAACCCCTCGGCGCCGGGTATCTCGTGGACATGGGCCGGAACTACACGGGCTGGTTTGAACTCCGCTTCCCGGAGGCGTTGGCGGCGGGCGCGCGGGTGGACTTCGAATACGCCGACAAGCGGTTTCCGGACGGCAAGTTCCAGACCTACCGCCAGCGCGACACCTACGAGGCGCGGGGCGGCGGCGGCGAGCGGTTTTGCAACCGGTTCAACTACCACGCCTTCCGCTGGGCCATTGTCCGGGGGCTGCCGCGCGCGCCCCGGCTGGACGAGATATCGGGACGGCTCATCTCCACCAACTACGATGCTGCGGCGTCCTTCACCAGTGACAACACCCTGCTGAACGACATATACAACATGGTCAACTGGACCCACCGCAGCCTGAGCCTGGGCGGCTACACCGTGGACTGCCCGCACCGCGAGCGCCTAGGCTACGGCGGCGACTCGGGCACCTCCATGGAGGCGGCCATGCTCAATTTCCGCAGCGGCCCCTTCTACGCGAAATGGGCCGCGGACTGGCGCGACACGCAGGCCGAAAACGGCGACGTGCCCTACACCGCGCCGAACTCGCAGGAGGCGGGCGGCGGCCCGGTCTGGAGCGGGTTCTGCATCACCATGCCCTGGCAGACTTATGTGTCCTACGGCGACCGGCGCGTCCTCGAACTGGGCTGGCCCGTGATGCAGAAGTGGCTGGCGTTCATCGAGACCAAGATGGACGACGGGCTGCTCCAACACTATGTGGGCATCGGCAACAGCAACGCCCAGTGGAGTTTCCTGGGCGACTGGGTGCCGCCGGGACGCAAGCAGGGCGAGGGCGGCCGGGTGGACGACCGCTCCACGCTCTTCTTCAACAACTGCTACCTGGTCCACTGCCTCCAGCTCGCGTCCAAAATCGGCGCGGTGCTCGGGAAGCCGGCGGACGCGGCCCGGTACGCGGAACAGGCCGAAGCGCTGGCGAAAACCCTGCATGAGCGCTTCCTGAACGAGGACGGCGCGACCTACGCGAACGGCGAGCAGACCTATCTGGTCATGCCCCTGCTCTTCAACATCACCCCGGAGACGCACCGGGAAAAGGTCATGGCGGCGCTGGAGAAGGACATCGTCGAGACCCGGCAGGGACACCTGAACACGGGCATGCACGGCAACTACTACATGGCCCGCCAGCTCATCGCGGCACGGCGCAACGACCTCATGGCCCTGATGATGACCAAGGACACCTATCCCAGCTACGGCAACATGATCAAGAACGGCGCCACCACCATTCTGGAGGAGTGGGACGGCGAGAACTCGCAAATCCACAACACCATGATCTCCATCGGCATGTGGTTCATCGCGGGGCTGGGCGGCATCCAGGCGGACCCGGACCATCCCGGATTCAGGCATTTCATTGCCGCGCCCGGCATCGAAAGCGGCCTCGGCCATGTGACCGCGACGCACCAGTCCGAATACGGCCTCATTTCCAGCGAATGGAAACGGGACGGGAACACCCTCGCCCACAGCCTCGATGTGCCCCCGAACAGCACCGCCACCGTGGTGCTGCCCGCGGCGGGACCGGACGCGGTGACGGAGGGCGGCGGCCCCGCCGAAGAACAGCCGGGCATATCCGATGTCACCTTTGCGGACGGGCTCTTCCGCTGTTCTATCATGTCCGGAAAATACATATTCACAGCAAGATTGGCGGGATAA